A single region of the Deefgea piscis genome encodes:
- the cysS gene encoding cysteine--tRNA ligase, producing the protein MITLYNTLAREKQEFKPMTPGIVNMYVCGMTVYDYCHIGHARMVVVFDVITRWFRESGYQVNYVRNITDIDDKIIRRAAENGESIHALTERFIAAMNEDFAALGIIRPDHEPRATEHIHGMQSIIGQLFDRGLAYSAPNGDVYYSVRKFQGYGKLSRKNLDDQRAGERVDIDENKQDPADFVLWKSAKAEEPKEVKWASPWGSGRPGWHIECSAMSCHHLGEQFDIHGGGEDLQFPHHENEIAQSEGAHGHPYVNYWLHNGFINVDNEKMSKSLGNFFIIRDVLAQYDAEVLRFFILRAHYRSPLNYSDAHLDDAKNALTRLYTTLKSIPAQTVSIDWSHPMAARFKAAMDDDFATTEAVAVLFELALQANKHGATEQGIAAASLLKALANVLGLLQRDPEAYLQAGSSDSIWQAEQIEAAIAARKAARAAKNWAESDRIRDELAAAGIVLEDTAQGTGWRRE; encoded by the coding sequence ATGATCACTTTGTACAATACCTTGGCCCGCGAGAAGCAGGAATTTAAACCGATGACGCCCGGCATTGTGAACATGTATGTTTGCGGGATGACGGTTTACGATTATTGCCATATTGGCCATGCGCGGATGGTGGTGGTGTTTGACGTTATCACGCGTTGGTTTCGTGAGTCGGGTTACCAAGTGAATTATGTGCGTAATATCACCGATATTGATGACAAAATCATTCGCCGTGCCGCAGAAAATGGCGAGTCGATTCATGCGCTCACCGAGCGCTTTATTGCCGCGATGAATGAAGACTTTGCTGCGCTGGGGATTATTCGCCCAGATCATGAGCCCCGTGCCACTGAGCATATTCATGGCATGCAGTCGATTATTGGCCAGTTGTTTGATCGTGGTTTGGCGTATTCAGCGCCCAATGGCGATGTGTATTATTCGGTGCGCAAATTTCAAGGTTACGGCAAATTATCGCGTAAAAATTTAGATGATCAGCGTGCCGGTGAGCGCGTCGATATTGACGAAAATAAGCAAGATCCAGCGGATTTTGTGTTGTGGAAAAGCGCTAAAGCTGAAGAACCTAAGGAAGTGAAGTGGGCTTCACCGTGGGGTAGCGGTCGGCCCGGTTGGCATATTGAATGCTCGGCAATGAGCTGCCACCATTTGGGCGAGCAGTTTGATATTCATGGCGGTGGTGAGGATTTACAGTTTCCGCATCATGAAAATGAAATCGCCCAATCGGAGGGTGCGCACGGCCATCCTTATGTTAATTACTGGCTGCATAATGGATTTATCAATGTTGATAATGAAAAAATGTCGAAAAGCCTTGGTAATTTTTTCATTATTCGTGACGTTTTGGCGCAATACGACGCTGAAGTTTTGCGCTTCTTTATTTTGCGCGCGCATTATCGCAGCCCACTCAATTACAGCGACGCGCATTTAGACGATGCTAAAAATGCCTTAACGCGTTTATACACCACGCTAAAGTCGATCCCTGCTCAAACCGTATCCATTGATTGGTCACACCCGATGGCGGCGCGTTTTAAAGCGGCGATGGATGATGATTTTGCCACCACCGAAGCGGTGGCGGTGTTGTTTGAATTGGCCTTGCAAGCCAATAAACACGGCGCTACTGAGCAAGGTATTGCTGCGGCGAGTTTGTTAAAAGCGTTGGCCAATGTGCTGGGTTTATTGCAGCGCGATCCAGAAGCGTATTTGCAAGCGGGTAGCAGCGATAGTATTTGGCAAGCGGAGCAAATCGAAGCGGCAATCGCGGCGCGTAAAGCGGCGCGGGCGGCCAAAAATTGGGCCGAATCGGATCGAATTCGGGATGAATTGGCCGCGGCTGGGATTGTGCTGGAAGATACGGCGCAAGGCACTGGCTGGCGTCGAGAGTAA
- a CDS encoding M61 family metallopeptidase — translation MSIQYKITPHSNAAHLFAVELTIEQPDAAGQIVHLPSWIPGSYLLREFAKHIVSIAAESAGVRVPLTKLDKSSWQAAVVTAPLRVTYQVYAFDLSVRGAYLDHERGFFNGTSVFLAVAGQEDQSCSLTIVPSQNSAWKVATSLPAQQVDAAGFGQYLAQNYDDLIDHPVEMSDFSQVEFIAAGVPHRMVIAGRHQADLPRLAQDLQKICEYQIQFFGSPAPFKDYLFLTLAVGEGYGGLEHRASTALICNRSDLPRAHEVEVKSGYRQFLGLCSHEYFHSWNVKRIKPAAYAPYDLSQENYSRLLWAFEGVTSYYDDLCLLRAGVITEQAYLDLLSQTISSVERGYGRLVQNLEDASFDTWIKYYRPDENSPNALVSYYTKGALFALCLDLTIRQATQQQKSLDDVMRALWQEYGMTFETAGRGIAETEWEALAQRVTGVDLSDLFELGLRSTAPLPLQALLADLDIVWQQRAADSAQDRGGWLAQPAAPKLSLCAKTASDAMGVKLLNVMTAGAAEQAGLAAGDVLVAIDGLRVNASQFDAMLATAAQGADLPVRSLEVHAFRRDVLFRCQVTPQWAALDTIGLQANPVENLGKSKARRKWLIG, via the coding sequence ATGAGCATCCAATACAAAATTACCCCCCACTCTAACGCCGCGCATTTGTTTGCGGTTGAACTAACGATTGAGCAGCCTGATGCGGCAGGGCAGATCGTGCATTTGCCAAGCTGGATTCCGGGTAGTTATTTGCTGCGTGAATTTGCCAAACATATCGTCAGTATTGCAGCCGAGTCGGCCGGTGTTCGCGTGCCGCTAACGAAGTTGGACAAATCGAGCTGGCAGGCGGCTGTGGTTACAGCGCCGTTGCGGGTGACGTATCAAGTGTATGCCTTTGATTTATCGGTACGTGGTGCGTATTTGGATCATGAACGCGGCTTTTTTAATGGCACTAGCGTTTTCTTAGCTGTGGCAGGGCAAGAAGATCAATCCTGCAGCTTAACGATTGTTCCGAGCCAGAACAGCGCTTGGAAAGTGGCAACCAGTCTGCCTGCGCAGCAGGTCGATGCTGCTGGTTTTGGTCAGTATCTGGCGCAAAACTATGATGATCTGATTGATCATCCGGTTGAAATGAGTGATTTTTCTCAAGTCGAATTTATTGCGGCAGGGGTGCCGCATCGCATGGTGATTGCGGGGCGACATCAAGCCGATTTACCGCGCTTGGCGCAAGATTTACAAAAAATCTGCGAGTATCAAATTCAATTTTTCGGTAGTCCAGCGCCATTTAAAGATTATTTATTTCTGACTCTGGCGGTGGGCGAAGGCTACGGCGGTTTAGAGCATCGCGCATCGACGGCTTTAATTTGCAATCGCAGTGACCTGCCTAGGGCGCATGAGGTAGAGGTTAAATCGGGCTATCGGCAATTTTTGGGCTTATGCAGCCATGAATATTTTCATAGCTGGAATGTGAAGCGCATTAAACCCGCCGCTTATGCGCCGTATGACTTAAGCCAAGAGAATTATTCGCGGCTATTGTGGGCGTTTGAGGGTGTTACCTCGTATTACGATGATTTATGTTTGCTGCGCGCTGGGGTGATTACAGAGCAGGCCTATTTGGACTTATTGTCGCAAACCATAAGCAGTGTTGAGCGGGGGTATGGCCGTCTAGTGCAGAATCTAGAAGACGCCAGCTTTGATACCTGGATTAAGTATTATCGACCAGATGAAAACAGCCCCAATGCGCTAGTGAGTTATTACACCAAAGGCGCGCTGTTTGCACTGTGCCTAGATTTAACCATCCGCCAAGCTACCCAACAGCAAAAATCGTTGGATGATGTGATGCGTGCATTGTGGCAAGAGTATGGCATGACCTTCGAGACCGCTGGCCGCGGGATTGCCGAAACCGAGTGGGAAGCTTTGGCCCAACGGGTAACCGGTGTTGATTTGTCAGATTTATTTGAACTGGGCTTACGCTCAACTGCGCCGCTGCCATTGCAAGCATTGCTCGCCGATTTAGATATTGTCTGGCAACAAAGGGCGGCTGATTCTGCGCAAGATCGGGGTGGGTGGCTAGCACAACCGGCCGCGCCCAAGTTGAGTCTATGTGCTAAGACGGCAAGTGATGCGATGGGGGTGAAGTTGCTCAATGTGATGACGGCCGGTGCCGCAGAACAAGCGGGCTTGGCGGCGGGGGACGTGCTGGTGGCGATTGATGGCTTGCGAGTGAACGCCAGTCAATTTGACGCCATGCTGGCTACTGCCGCGCAAGGCGCTGACTTGCCGGTGCGCTCGCTTGAAGTTCATGCCTTTCGCCGTGATGTGCTGTTTAGGTGCCAAGTAACGCCACAATGGGCGGCTTTGGATACCATTGGTTTACAGGCAAACCCAGTAGAAAACCTAGGCAAATCGAAAGCTAGAAGAAAGTGGTTGATTGGTTAG
- a CDS encoding putative bifunctional diguanylate cyclase/phosphodiesterase: MLNLLISMALSAALYVFLNTALIAELDGRLLSAARAIPFVLPEDYLDRALSGKSVSSADYERNVLQLNRYAEQVGVRYLYVLAMEQGQVRYLADSASPSEVKEGRYGHYLQPYADQELRFKAALDSGKTYFGEVRDEYGVFRSIAMALPRKGGGFYVLAADISMESVLAQQSQLKVQAALCCLLLFLMGAGVASILANKMTAPLRRFSLAVRRFAAGEFDVRMPIHRHDELGSLASAFNAMGDAISAREHLLRQLAFTDRLTGLPNRVKFAEALTVALSKNPLWLAVAMIDLADFRYVNDAFGFEAGDRALCIIADRFSLLQANPVRLVGRVSGNVFALLLSAENESQVQPQMRQIEESLSASLLLGEQKIHIAIRSGIAIFPQHANTTEGLLRHAEVAMFFAKLNREGSVLYDPSREENRLSQFTLLGDLREALQENHLVVYYQPKINVATGQVNAAEALVRWQHPSRGWISPGLFIPFAEKTGKLRGITEWVLHEVLRQQVAWQQTGLRLLISVNVGVSDVEDVQFVDFVEAQLIKAGDAANLCLEITETGVMHKPDVMLQNLARLRALGVRLSIDDFGTGYSSFAYLAKMPVNELKIDQVFVMSMNSTFESVSIVRSMIEIGHILGLKVVAEGVETVAIWQALAVMGCDEVQGYLIAEPMSSAALVNWLAKAPHLPAELTPPSMSNF, translated from the coding sequence TTGCTGAATTTGTTAATTTCAATGGCTTTGTCTGCGGCGCTGTATGTATTTTTAAATACGGCCTTAATTGCCGAGCTTGATGGTCGTTTATTGTCTGCAGCGCGAGCGATTCCCTTTGTTTTACCCGAAGATTATCTAGATCGTGCCCTTAGTGGAAAATCGGTTTCTAGTGCCGATTATGAGCGCAATGTACTGCAGTTAAATCGCTATGCCGAGCAAGTTGGCGTGCGCTATTTATATGTATTGGCGATGGAACAAGGTCAGGTGCGTTATTTGGCCGACAGTGCCAGTCCATCTGAGGTGAAAGAGGGGCGCTATGGGCATTATTTGCAACCGTATGCCGATCAGGAGCTGCGATTTAAGGCCGCGTTAGACAGTGGAAAAACTTATTTTGGCGAGGTGAGGGATGAATATGGCGTTTTTCGCTCCATCGCCATGGCGCTGCCACGCAAGGGCGGCGGTTTTTATGTTTTAGCGGCTGATATCTCGATGGAATCGGTATTGGCGCAGCAAAGTCAGCTTAAAGTTCAGGCTGCTTTGTGTTGTTTATTGTTGTTTTTAATGGGTGCAGGCGTGGCATCTATTTTGGCGAATAAAATGACCGCACCATTACGGCGGTTTTCTTTGGCGGTGCGCCGTTTTGCTGCGGGTGAATTTGATGTCCGCATGCCAATTCATCGGCATGATGAATTAGGTAGCTTGGCGTCGGCGTTTAATGCCATGGGCGACGCGATTTCGGCGCGCGAGCATTTATTACGCCAGTTAGCATTTACCGATCGATTAACCGGCTTGCCCAATCGCGTGAAGTTTGCTGAAGCCTTAACCGTGGCGCTGAGTAAAAATCCATTGTGGCTGGCGGTGGCGATGATTGATTTGGCTGATTTTCGTTATGTGAATGATGCGTTTGGTTTTGAAGCGGGTGACCGTGCTTTATGCATTATCGCGGATCGATTTTCTTTGCTGCAAGCTAACCCAGTTCGGTTGGTCGGTCGAGTGTCGGGCAATGTGTTTGCTTTATTGCTCTCGGCTGAGAATGAATCGCAAGTTCAGCCGCAAATGCGGCAAATAGAAGAATCCTTATCGGCGTCGCTGTTATTGGGTGAACAAAAAATTCATATTGCGATCCGCTCGGGTATCGCCATCTTTCCACAGCATGCCAATACCACCGAGGGCTTGTTGCGTCATGCTGAAGTGGCGATGTTTTTTGCCAAGTTAAACCGAGAAGGCAGTGTTTTATATGATCCTTCGCGAGAAGAAAATCGTTTAAGTCAATTTACGCTGTTGGGTGATTTGCGCGAAGCCTTGCAAGAGAATCATTTAGTGGTGTATTACCAGCCCAAAATTAATGTGGCCACTGGGCAGGTGAATGCCGCTGAGGCTTTGGTGCGGTGGCAGCATCCGAGTCGTGGTTGGATTTCTCCAGGGCTGTTTATTCCATTTGCGGAAAAAACCGGTAAATTACGCGGCATTACTGAATGGGTGCTGCACGAAGTATTGCGTCAGCAAGTCGCTTGGCAGCAAACCGGACTGCGCTTACTGATTTCAGTGAATGTGGGGGTGAGTGATGTCGAGGATGTACAATTTGTCGATTTTGTCGAAGCGCAGCTGATTAAGGCGGGCGACGCGGCGAATCTTTGTCTTGAAATCACTGAAACCGGTGTGATGCATAAGCCCGACGTGATGTTACAAAATCTTGCTCGCCTACGTGCCCTCGGCGTGCGCTTATCGATTGATGATTTTGGTACCGGTTATTCGTCTTTTGCTTATTTGGCCAAAATGCCAGTCAATGAATTAAAAATCGACCAAGTGTTTGTGATGTCGATGAATAGCACCTTTGAAAGCGTCTCTATTGTTCGTTCCATGATTGAAATCGGCCATATCTTGGGGCTAAAAGTCGTCGCCGAAGGCGTGGAAACCGTTGCGATCTGGCAAGCACTGGCGGTGATGGGGTGTGACGAAGTGCAAGGTTATTTGATTGCCGAACCCATGAGTAGCGCTGCTTTAGTGAACTGGCTAGCCAAAGCGCCACACCTGCCTGCCGAGCTAACGCCACCGAGCATGTCGAATTTTTAA
- a CDS encoding DMT family transporter: protein MSIYATYSKLALVSLIWGGTFVAGRYLSADVPPLLSACLRFFLASMTLIIIISIKNNLIIELSKSQILRLITLGFFGVFSYNIFFFYGLHYTDASRASLIVALNPALIALTAFFIEKEKISRINLIGIIGCVVGAITVILSKSTISNSNSELWKGDLLILGCVISWVIYTVFAKKIVLEIGPIHTVTYSVVAGTGMLFMALIFQDGDTISAMTLITQKQILSLVYLGVIGSAIAYILYYDGIQSIGATKAGGFIALNPLSAVILSFLILGENLSISMLLGGIIAITGIYFCNK, encoded by the coding sequence ATGTCTATTTATGCCACCTATTCCAAGCTAGCTTTGGTTTCATTGATATGGGGAGGCACCTTTGTTGCCGGTCGCTATCTATCTGCAGATGTGCCCCCATTATTATCAGCTTGCCTGCGATTTTTCTTAGCAAGTATGACATTAATCATCATCATTAGCATCAAAAACAATTTAATTATTGAACTATCAAAATCACAAATACTTAGATTAATTACACTTGGATTCTTCGGTGTATTTTCGTATAACATTTTCTTTTTTTATGGATTGCACTATACCGATGCTTCACGAGCCTCTCTGATTGTTGCCCTCAATCCGGCATTAATTGCGTTAACCGCCTTTTTTATTGAAAAAGAAAAAATATCTCGAATCAATCTGATAGGAATCATAGGCTGTGTAGTTGGCGCGATAACAGTTATTCTCAGCAAAAGCACCATTTCTAATTCAAACAGCGAACTATGGAAAGGCGACTTACTCATTTTGGGCTGTGTAATCAGTTGGGTAATCTATACGGTATTTGCAAAAAAAATAGTTTTGGAAATTGGCCCAATTCATACCGTGACTTATTCTGTGGTTGCAGGTACGGGCATGTTATTTATGGCGCTTATTTTCCAAGACGGAGATACCATTTCAGCCATGACCTTAATCACGCAAAAACAAATATTGAGTCTGGTCTATCTTGGCGTCATTGGATCGGCTATAGCTTATATTTTGTATTACGACGGAATACAAAGCATTGGCGCTACAAAAGCCGGCGGATTTATTGCGCTCAATCCGCTATCTGCGGTAATCCTTAGTTTTTTGATTCTGGGTGAAAACTTAAGTATTTCCATGTTGCTCGGCGGCATCATCGCCATTACAGGCATCTATTTTTGTAATAAATAA
- a CDS encoding NUDIX hydrolase → MPTIAHYLAQQPVFNPAGLLPFYFGLNQLGWVEPEIASILCSQTQDWKISQQTLYLDSPQPAQAMYQAAKILQQQGLIQGWRNEQYGVYAPILNNAADFTQPLWALERAAFRRFGLLSRAVHINGYYPDGSLCIARRAKTKSIDPDRLDNMAAGGIPLGEEPKDCAIRELFEEAGFNAQLSNTLVLQETILMQRNEIDGTHRELLYCFDLALPTDFTPNNQDGEVAAFYRMSPEQATNKLQQMTWDAGVVTARFLQRQQF, encoded by the coding sequence ATGCCAACGATCGCCCACTACCTTGCGCAACAACCAGTGTTTAACCCTGCGGGATTACTACCTTTTTATTTCGGCTTAAATCAGCTGGGCTGGGTTGAGCCGGAAATCGCATCGATATTATGTAGTCAGACTCAAGACTGGAAAATCAGTCAGCAAACACTCTACCTTGACAGCCCGCAGCCCGCACAAGCCATGTACCAAGCAGCCAAAATACTGCAACAACAAGGCTTAATCCAAGGTTGGCGTAATGAACAATACGGGGTTTACGCCCCGATTTTGAATAATGCAGCCGATTTTACTCAGCCCTTATGGGCATTAGAGCGCGCCGCTTTTCGCCGCTTTGGCCTACTCAGCCGCGCAGTGCACATCAATGGCTACTACCCCGATGGCAGCTTATGCATTGCAAGGCGTGCCAAAACCAAGAGTATTGACCCAGACAGATTAGACAATATGGCCGCTGGCGGCATACCCCTTGGCGAAGAGCCTAAGGACTGTGCGATACGTGAATTATTTGAAGAAGCGGGTTTTAATGCTCAATTAAGCAATACGCTGGTGTTGCAAGAAACTATCCTTATGCAACGCAACGAAATCGATGGCACCCACCGCGAACTACTGTATTGCTTTGATTTAGCGTTGCCGACCGATTTTACACCGAACAATCAAGACGGCGAAGTCGCCGCTTTTTATCGTATGTCGCCAGAGCAAGCGACAAACAAACTTCAGCAAATGACTTGGGATGCAGGCGTGGTGACCGCTCGATTTTTACAGCGGCAGCAATTTTAG
- a CDS encoding fumarate hydratase — protein sequence MSKIRQDDLITSIADSLQYISYYHPKDYIQALGRAYELEESPAAKDAIAQILTNSRMCAEGHRPICQDTGIVTVFVRVGMDVQWDGATMGVTDMINEGVRRAYLHPDNKLRASILMDPAGLRKNTKDNTPAVIHYEIVPGCTVEIDIAAKGGGSENKTKFVMLNPSDSIVDWVLKTVPLMGAGWCPPGMLGIGIGGTAEKAMVMAKEALMEEIDIHELIARGPQNRVEELRVELYEKVNALGIGAQGLGGLATVLDVKIKDYPTHAASLPVAMIPNCAATRHVHFTLDGSGPAVLEEPKLEDWPDVTWTPSSAATRVDLNSVTREEVATWKPGQTLLLNGKMLTGRDAAHKRMVDMLNKGEKLPVDFAGRFIYYVGPVDAVRDEIIGPAGPTTATRMDKFTEQVLAETGLLGMIGKAERGPAGIDAIKKHQSVYLMAVGGAAYLVSKAIKASRVVGFADLGMEGIYEFDVVDMPVTVAVDSNGTSVHATAPKEWQAKIGKIPVAEV from the coding sequence ATGAGTAAGATTCGCCAAGACGATCTCATCACCAGCATTGCCGATAGCTTGCAATACATTAGTTACTACCACCCTAAGGATTATATCCAAGCTTTAGGTCGGGCTTATGAATTAGAAGAAAGCCCTGCTGCTAAAGATGCGATCGCGCAAATCCTAACCAATAGTCGCATGTGTGCCGAAGGTCATCGCCCCATTTGCCAAGATACCGGCATTGTGACGGTGTTCGTTCGCGTTGGGATGGACGTGCAGTGGGATGGCGCGACGATGGGCGTGACGGACATGATTAACGAAGGCGTACGCCGTGCTTACTTGCATCCCGACAATAAATTGCGCGCGTCGATTTTGATGGATCCGGCAGGCTTACGTAAAAACACCAAGGACAATACGCCAGCCGTGATTCACTATGAAATCGTGCCGGGCTGTACGGTGGAGATTGATATCGCAGCCAAGGGCGGCGGCTCTGAAAACAAAACCAAATTTGTCATGCTTAATCCTTCCGATTCGATCGTCGATTGGGTGTTGAAAACTGTGCCATTAATGGGCGCAGGCTGGTGTCCACCAGGCATGTTGGGGATTGGCATTGGCGGCACAGCCGAAAAAGCCATGGTGATGGCCAAAGAAGCGTTGATGGAAGAAATCGACATTCACGAATTGATCGCTCGTGGTCCGCAAAACCGCGTTGAAGAGCTACGTGTTGAGCTGTACGAAAAAGTTAACGCGCTAGGCATTGGCGCGCAAGGTTTGGGCGGTTTGGCCACGGTGCTGGACGTGAAAATTAAAGACTACCCAACGCATGCCGCTAGCTTGCCAGTGGCGATGATTCCTAACTGTGCGGCAACGCGCCATGTGCACTTTACGCTTGATGGCTCAGGCCCTGCGGTATTGGAAGAGCCTAAATTGGAAGATTGGCCCGATGTAACGTGGACGCCGTCCAGCGCCGCCACCCGAGTGGATTTGAACTCGGTTACGCGCGAAGAAGTGGCGACATGGAAACCCGGCCAAACGCTGTTACTTAACGGCAAAATGCTGACCGGGCGCGACGCAGCGCATAAGCGCATGGTCGATATGCTCAATAAAGGCGAAAAACTGCCGGTTGATTTTGCTGGGCGCTTTATTTATTACGTTGGCCCAGTTGATGCCGTGCGCGATGAAATCATCGGACCCGCCGGCCCAACCACCGCCACACGCATGGATAAATTTACCGAGCAAGTACTCGCAGAAACTGGCTTACTGGGCATGATTGGTAAAGCCGAGCGCGGCCCAGCAGGGATTGATGCGATCAAAAAACACCAATCAGTGTATTTGATGGCCGTTGGCGGTGCTGCATACTTGGTGTCAAAAGCGATCAAAGCCAGCCGTGTAGTGGGCTTTGCTGATTTGGGGATGGAAGGGATTTACGAGTTTGATGTCGTCGATATGCCCGTCACGGTCGCTGTGGATTCGAATGGCACATCGGTGCATGCAACAGCACCAAAAGAGTGGCAAGCCAAAATTGGCAAAATCCCAGTCGCTGAAGTGTGA